One segment of Deinococcus multiflagellatus DNA contains the following:
- the nusA gene encoding transcription termination factor NusA translates to MSQPEFNFADALREVAQARNINELQLIEAFEQSLAQAYTRNVEPDKRIEVHLDPQSGELEVLVVREVVEKVEDEHLQISLADALELDPGVEVGMEMEFPVDREKFSRIALQAAKQTLTQKMRETERNVVFNEYKDREGQVLTAQVVRSDNKGNWFVELGAGEAILPPREQIPGEKLTPGNRVKIYLKEVRKTPKGPTILASRADERLLDYLLRQEIPEVANGIVEVKAIAREAGQRSKVAVFSHNSNVDPIGACIGHRGNRIQAVTGELGRERVDVILWDANTRDFIRNALSPAKVGLIEAQPERREATVTVTPDQLSLAIGKGGQNVRLAAKLTGFKIDLRETAAISDLDAAMQQAMQDDQGAQGNAAAQSAFDALFKDSKSVATASPDDVE, encoded by the coding sequence ATGAGCCAACCCGAATTCAATTTCGCCGACGCCCTGCGGGAAGTGGCGCAGGCGCGCAACATCAACGAGCTGCAGCTGATCGAGGCCTTCGAGCAGAGCCTCGCGCAGGCCTACACCCGCAACGTGGAGCCCGACAAGCGCATTGAGGTGCACCTGGACCCGCAGAGCGGCGAACTGGAAGTGCTGGTCGTGCGCGAGGTCGTGGAAAAGGTCGAAGACGAGCACCTGCAGATCTCCCTGGCCGACGCGCTGGAGCTGGACCCCGGCGTGGAAGTGGGCATGGAGATGGAGTTCCCGGTGGACCGCGAGAAGTTCTCGCGCATTGCCCTGCAGGCCGCCAAGCAGACCTTGACCCAGAAGATGCGCGAAACCGAGCGCAACGTGGTCTTTAACGAGTACAAGGACCGCGAGGGGCAGGTGCTCACCGCCCAGGTGGTGCGCAGCGACAACAAGGGCAACTGGTTCGTGGAACTGGGCGCGGGCGAGGCGATTTTGCCCCCCCGCGAGCAGATTCCCGGCGAGAAGCTGACCCCGGGCAACCGCGTCAAGATCTACCTGAAAGAAGTGCGCAAGACGCCCAAAGGCCCCACCATCCTGGCCAGCCGCGCCGACGAGCGGCTGCTGGACTACCTGCTGCGCCAGGAAATCCCCGAAGTCGCCAACGGCATCGTGGAAGTCAAGGCGATTGCGCGCGAAGCGGGGCAGCGGTCCAAGGTGGCGGTGTTCTCGCACAACAGCAACGTGGACCCCATCGGCGCGTGCATCGGGCACCGGGGCAACCGCATTCAGGCGGTCACCGGCGAACTGGGCCGCGAGCGCGTGGACGTGATTCTCTGGGACGCCAACACCCGCGACTTCATCCGCAACGCGCTGTCGCCCGCCAAGGTGGGCCTGATTGAAGCCCAGCCCGAGCGCCGTGAGGCCACCGTCACCGTGACGCCCGATCAGTTGTCGCTGGCGATTGGCAAGGGCGGCCAGAACGTGCGCCTCGCGGCCAAGCTGACCGGCTTCAAGATTGACCTGCGCGAGACGGCCGCCATCAGTGACCTGGACGCCGCCATGCAGCAGGCCATGCAAGACGACCAGGGCGCCCAGGGCAACGCGGCGGCGCAGTCGGCCTTTGACGCACTGTTCAAGGACAGCAAGTCGGTGGCCACCGCCAGCCCGGACGACGTGGAGTAA
- a CDS encoding YlxR family protein — MTGPHPARHVPERTCVACRRKRPQPEFVRLTRVDGAWTVCPGPRQGRGAYLCADRPECWQDKRLRRVFGAQAAAVSALRPGTAQTGTDPIHNA; from the coding sequence TTGACGGGCCCCCACCCTGCCCGCCACGTGCCGGAGCGCACCTGCGTGGCCTGCCGCCGCAAGCGGCCCCAGCCTGAGTTCGTGCGCCTGACCCGGGTGGACGGCGCCTGGACCGTGTGCCCCGGGCCCCGGCAGGGACGCGGCGCCTACCTGTGCGCTGACCGCCCCGAATGCTGGCAGGACAAGCGACTGCGCCGGGTCTTTGGCGCGCAGGCGGCAGCGGTTTCGGCCCTGAGACCAGGCACGGCGCAGACGGGCACCGACCCGATTCACAACGCGTAG
- the infB gene encoding translation initiation factor IF-2 — MSKVRIYTLAKDLGVENAKMLEILDGLGVSYKSVSSTIEEDTVELIKQILAEESGEAAPVADTVADAAPSTPAQPASTPAAEATPAREPEAQAAPVQVAEPAAEATPEIPHRAPVVTIMGHVDHGKTSLLDYIRKTKVAAKEAGGITQHVGAFEAKTSKGKIVFIDTPGHEAFTTIRARGANVADIAIIVIAADDSLMPQTREAIAHAQAAKVPMIVAINKVDLPQADPERVKTDLTQLNLVPEEYGGDLVVVPVSAKTGEGVEDLLEYISLTAELEDLRADPKAAFSGVVIEGKVDKQAGVLATVMVQEGTLHVGDFLVVGEGYGKIKAMTDSAGARIKEAGPSTPVQILGFSEVPSSGEKVQSAKNEHAAREVVAGRVDTRRDAENARVQRRLTLEEMMGPLGSVRTVNLILRADTQGSVEAIQGILARKESDDVKINVMLAGIGAPTEGDVLLASTAEATILCFSVTPSGGVKKVADGKGVDIKSFRIIYELIDEVDRLIKGNVEPVFEEKYLGRAEVRMVIRHPKSGNIAGSYVTDGMFKRNAKAKVTRGKQVVYEGTVVGLKRFKDDVREVQTGYECGINLDWNDVMEGDIIEASEMVEVEQA, encoded by the coding sequence ATGTCGAAAGTTCGTATCTATACCCTGGCCAAGGATCTTGGCGTAGAGAACGCCAAAATGCTGGAAATTCTCGATGGTCTGGGCGTGAGCTACAAGAGCGTGAGCAGCACCATCGAGGAAGACACCGTGGAGCTGATCAAGCAGATTCTGGCCGAGGAAAGTGGCGAGGCGGCCCCTGTGGCCGACACGGTGGCCGACGCCGCGCCCAGCACCCCGGCCCAGCCGGCCTCTACCCCGGCCGCCGAGGCGACCCCGGCCCGCGAGCCTGAAGCCCAGGCCGCGCCCGTGCAGGTGGCCGAGCCCGCCGCCGAGGCCACCCCCGAGATTCCCCACCGCGCCCCGGTGGTCACGATCATGGGCCATGTGGACCACGGCAAGACCAGCCTGCTGGACTACATCCGCAAGACGAAGGTGGCCGCCAAGGAAGCGGGCGGGATCACCCAGCACGTCGGGGCCTTTGAAGCCAAGACGAGCAAGGGCAAGATCGTCTTTATCGACACGCCCGGCCACGAGGCCTTTACCACCATTCGCGCGCGCGGCGCCAACGTGGCGGACATTGCGATCATCGTGATTGCCGCCGACGACTCCCTGATGCCCCAGACGCGCGAGGCGATTGCCCACGCGCAGGCGGCCAAGGTGCCCATGATCGTGGCGATCAACAAAGTAGACCTGCCCCAGGCTGACCCGGAGCGCGTGAAGACGGACCTGACGCAGCTGAACCTGGTGCCCGAAGAGTACGGCGGTGACCTTGTGGTGGTGCCGGTGAGCGCCAAGACCGGCGAGGGCGTAGAAGACCTGCTGGAGTACATCAGCCTGACTGCCGAGCTGGAAGACCTGCGCGCTGACCCCAAGGCGGCCTTCAGCGGCGTGGTCATTGAAGGCAAGGTGGACAAGCAGGCCGGCGTGCTGGCCACCGTGATGGTGCAGGAAGGCACGCTGCACGTGGGCGACTTCCTGGTGGTGGGCGAAGGCTACGGCAAGATCAAGGCCATGACCGACAGCGCGGGCGCGCGCATCAAGGAAGCGGGCCCCAGCACCCCGGTGCAGATTCTGGGCTTCAGCGAAGTGCCGTCCAGCGGTGAAAAGGTGCAGTCGGCCAAGAACGAGCACGCCGCGCGTGAAGTGGTGGCTGGGCGCGTGGATACCCGCCGCGACGCCGAGAACGCCCGCGTGCAGCGCCGCCTGACCCTGGAAGAGATGATGGGACCGCTGGGCAGCGTGCGCACCGTGAACCTGATTCTGCGCGCCGACACCCAGGGCAGCGTGGAAGCCATTCAGGGCATCCTGGCCCGCAAGGAAAGCGACGACGTCAAGATCAACGTGATGCTCGCCGGGATCGGCGCGCCCACCGAAGGCGACGTGCTGCTGGCCTCCACCGCCGAGGCGACCATTCTGTGCTTCAGCGTCACCCCCTCGGGCGGCGTGAAGAAGGTGGCCGACGGCAAGGGCGTGGACATCAAGTCCTTCCGCATCATCTACGAACTCATTGATGAGGTGGACCGCCTGATCAAGGGCAACGTGGAGCCCGTGTTCGAGGAGAAGTACCTGGGCCGCGCGGAAGTGCGCATGGTCATCCGTCACCCCAAGAGCGGCAACATCGCCGGCTCGTACGTGACCGACGGCATGTTCAAGCGCAATGCCAAGGCCAAGGTCACGCGCGGCAAGCAGGTCGTGTACGAGGGCACCGTGGTGGGCCTCAAGCGCTTCAAGGACGACGTGCGCGAAGTGCAGACCGGCTACGAGTGCGGGATTAACCTCGACTGGAACGATGTGATGGAAGGCGACATCATTGAAGCCAGCGAGATGGTGGAAGTCGAGCAGGCGTAA
- a CDS encoding HpcH/HpaI aldolase/citrate lyase family protein yields the protein MTPPLPLRPRSLLFAPGNRPELVAKLPRSAPDAVVVDLEDAIPSTPEAKAAARPIARDAARDLIAAAPHLSVFVRVNAVHSPYFEDDLAVLTPELAGVVVPKLESAADVRQVVAALAARGLGLPLLAGLETGAGVWHALDILREDAVQWAYFGAEDYATDLGGLRTPGGLEVLYARSQVALAARLAGVPALDIVVTRLNDEAAFREDAAQGRALGYAGKLCIHPAQVALAHEIFGATEAELRRARALLQAAHDASLSGHGAFAFEGQMVDEPMLAAARAVVAGAGSGEEGVGRGTAPA from the coding sequence GTGACGCCTCCCCTGCCCCTGCGGCCCCGCAGCCTGCTGTTTGCGCCGGGCAACCGCCCCGAGCTGGTGGCCAAGCTGCCGCGCAGCGCCCCCGACGCCGTGGTGGTTGACCTGGAAGACGCCATTCCTAGCACGCCCGAGGCCAAGGCGGCGGCCCGCCCCATCGCCCGCGACGCGGCGCGGGACCTGATTGCCGCTGCGCCGCACCTGAGCGTGTTCGTGCGGGTGAACGCGGTGCATTCGCCGTACTTCGAAGACGATCTGGCGGTGCTGACCCCGGAACTGGCGGGCGTCGTGGTGCCCAAGCTGGAGTCGGCAGCGGACGTGCGGCAGGTGGTGGCGGCGCTGGCGGCGCGGGGGTTGGGGCTGCCCCTGCTGGCGGGCCTGGAAACAGGGGCCGGGGTGTGGCACGCCCTGGACATTCTGCGCGAGGACGCCGTGCAGTGGGCCTACTTTGGCGCCGAGGACTATGCGACCGACCTGGGCGGGCTGCGCACGCCAGGAGGGCTGGAAGTGCTCTACGCCCGCTCGCAGGTGGCGCTGGCCGCGCGGCTGGCCGGGGTGCCCGCGCTGGACATCGTGGTGACGCGGCTGAACGATGAGGCCGCCTTCCGGGAAGACGCCGCCCAGGGGCGCGCGCTGGGCTACGCGGGCAAACTGTGTATTCACCCCGCCCAGGTGGCCCTGGCCCACGAGATTTTTGGCGCCACCGAGGCCGAACTCAGGCGCGCCCGCGCCCTGCTGCAGGCCGCCCACGACGCCAGCCTGAGCGGTCACGGCGCCTTTGCCTTTGAAGGGCAGATGGTGGATGAGCCGATGCTGGCGGCGGCGCGGGCGGTGGTGGCAGGCGCGGGAAGTGGGGAGGAGGGAGTGGGACGTGGAACAGCCCCCGCCTGA
- a CDS encoding TetR/AcrR family transcriptional regulator gives MVRTRQPELTRAALLQAARQVVREQGAALSLDAVARAAGVSKGGLLHHFPSRDALLQALALALVEQFREELEAAYARECEAHGAHPGAWLRAYIALTFCEGEEDTALHRALVPLAGQPALLEALAQAQVFLLERAEADGVPAGAAHAVRLACDGFWLAELTGQPRLSAAQTQTLREALTAWTR, from the coding sequence ATGGTCAGAACCCGTCAGCCGGAACTCACGCGCGCCGCTCTGCTGCAAGCTGCCCGGCAGGTGGTACGAGAGCAAGGCGCCGCCCTGTCACTGGACGCCGTGGCGCGCGCCGCTGGGGTTAGCAAGGGGGGGCTGCTGCACCACTTTCCCAGCCGCGACGCCCTGCTGCAGGCGCTGGCGCTGGCGCTGGTGGAGCAGTTCCGCGAGGAGCTGGAAGCCGCGTACGCCCGCGAATGTGAGGCGCACGGCGCGCACCCGGGCGCGTGGCTGCGGGCGTACATCGCCCTGACGTTCTGCGAGGGCGAGGAGGACACGGCCCTCCACCGCGCGCTGGTGCCGCTGGCCGGGCAACCCGCGCTGCTGGAAGCCTTGGCCCAGGCCCAGGTGTTTCTGCTGGAACGCGCTGAGGCCGACGGCGTGCCCGCAGGCGCCGCCCACGCCGTGCGCCTGGCCTGCGACGGCTTCTGGCTGGCCGAGCTGACCGGGCAGCCGCGCCTGAGCGCCGCCCAGACCCAGACTCTGCGCGAGGCGCTGACCGCATGGACCCGCTGA
- the aspS gene encoding aspartate--tRNA(Asn) ligase: MTQTEAQPTHLPRTLTRDLAQHEGQQVRLQGFVHARRDLGGVQFVVLRDVSGLTQCVGSGLSLPLAESSVEVVGTVKAHPKAPGGFEVQIEVFQVISAAVEPAPVEIPKMEWNVNPETMLDYRVVTVRGLKERAALKVQAELVAAFRDHLSTEGFTEISTPKIVSAGAEGGANLFPIDYFGHPAYLAQSPQLYKQIMVGVFERVFEVAPVYRAEEHATSRHLNEYLSLDVEMGFIQDEEDVMALENRLLASIMARLKERCAAEFALLGATIPEVPAHIPRIPLMEARALVTEKYGHAVGGKDLDPEAERLLSQHYADTEGSDFVFVTKYPRAARPFYAHPDEGDLTRGFDLLFRGIEITSGGQRIHDHAMLMDSIAAYKLNPESLAGYTEVFKYGMPPHGGFAIGAERLTAKLLGIANVRYARAFPRDRHRLTP; the protein is encoded by the coding sequence ATGACCCAGACCGAAGCCCAGCCCACCCACCTTCCCCGGACCCTGACCCGTGACCTCGCCCAGCACGAGGGCCAGCAGGTGCGCCTGCAAGGCTTCGTGCATGCCCGGCGCGACCTGGGCGGCGTGCAGTTCGTGGTGCTGCGCGACGTTTCGGGCCTGACCCAGTGCGTGGGCAGCGGCCTGAGCCTGCCTCTGGCCGAAAGCAGCGTGGAGGTCGTGGGCACGGTGAAGGCCCACCCCAAAGCGCCGGGTGGCTTTGAGGTGCAGATCGAGGTCTTCCAGGTGATCAGCGCCGCTGTAGAACCCGCGCCCGTCGAGATTCCCAAGATGGAATGGAACGTGAACCCGGAAACCATGCTGGACTACCGCGTGGTCACCGTGCGCGGCCTGAAGGAGCGAGCGGCGCTGAAGGTGCAGGCCGAACTGGTGGCGGCCTTCCGCGACCACCTCTCGACCGAGGGCTTTACCGAGATCAGCACGCCCAAGATTGTCTCGGCAGGGGCCGAGGGCGGCGCGAACCTCTTTCCCATTGACTACTTCGGGCATCCGGCCTACCTCGCCCAGAGCCCGCAGCTGTACAAACAGATCATGGTGGGCGTCTTTGAGCGCGTGTTCGAGGTGGCGCCCGTCTACCGCGCCGAGGAACACGCCACCAGCCGCCACCTGAACGAGTACCTGTCCCTGGACGTGGAAATGGGCTTTATTCAGGACGAGGAGGACGTGATGGCGCTGGAAAACCGCCTGCTCGCCAGCATCATGGCCCGCCTGAAGGAACGCTGCGCCGCCGAGTTCGCCCTGCTGGGGGCCACCATTCCCGAGGTGCCCGCCCACATTCCCCGCATTCCGCTGATGGAGGCGCGCGCCCTGGTGACCGAAAAGTACGGTCACGCCGTGGGCGGCAAGGACCTGGACCCCGAAGCCGAGCGCCTGCTCTCGCAGCACTACGCCGACACCGAAGGCAGCGATTTCGTGTTCGTGACCAAGTACCCGCGCGCCGCCCGCCCCTTCTACGCCCACCCCGACGAGGGCGACCTGACCCGGGGCTTCGACCTGCTGTTCCGGGGCATCGAGATCACCAGCGGCGGCCAGCGCATCCACGACCACGCTATGCTGATGGACTCGATTGCCGCCTACAAGCTGAACCCCGAATCGCTGGCCGGCTACACCGAGGTCTTCAAGTACGGCATGCCCCCCCACGGCGGCTTCGCCATCGGCGCCGAACGCCTGACCGCCAAGCTGCTGGGCATTGCCAACGTGCGCTACGCCCGCGCATTTCCCCGTGACCGCCACCGCCTGACGCCGTGA
- a CDS encoding alpha/beta hydrolase, translating into MEEFAQFSVDGQRLYGMVHRPEGQAPAQGWPSVVILHGFTGNRGGDHRLLPLLSRFLAARGVASLRFDFRGSGESQGDFSEMTVSREVQDTEAAFEYIRRQPGLDPERVMLLGFSMGGLVAALSAPQVRPHRLALWAPALPELWLPFLRGGLLPPTVTDYNGWPLGREFLQEMVRLRPLDAAQAWGGEARVFHGDADQTCPPEFGVRYARALGCDAVAIPGAGHTFDSLDAVELLYRETARFLTGQ; encoded by the coding sequence ATGGAAGAATTCGCCCAGTTCAGCGTGGACGGCCAGCGGCTGTACGGCATGGTGCACCGCCCGGAAGGTCAGGCGCCCGCCCAGGGCTGGCCCAGCGTGGTTATCCTGCACGGCTTTACCGGCAACCGGGGCGGGGACCACCGCCTGCTGCCGCTGCTGTCGCGGTTTCTGGCGGCGCGCGGCGTGGCCAGCCTGCGCTTTGATTTCCGGGGCAGCGGCGAGTCGCAGGGAGACTTCAGCGAGATGACCGTCTCGCGCGAGGTGCAGGACACCGAAGCGGCGTTCGAGTACATCCGCCGCCAGCCGGGCCTGGACCCCGAGCGGGTGATGCTGCTGGGTTTTTCGATGGGCGGCCTTGTGGCGGCCTTGAGTGCCCCGCAGGTGCGCCCGCACCGCCTGGCCCTGTGGGCGCCCGCCCTGCCGGAACTGTGGCTGCCCTTTTTGCGTGGCGGCCTGCTGCCCCCCACGGTCACCGATTACAACGGCTGGCCGCTGGGCCGCGAGTTTCTGCAGGAGATGGTGCGCCTGCGCCCCCTGGACGCCGCGCAGGCCTGGGGCGGCGAGGCCCGCGTGTTCCACGGCGATGCCGACCAGACCTGCCCGCCCGAATTTGGTGTGCGCTACGCCCGCGCCCTGGGCTGCGACGCCGTGGCGATTCCTGGCGCCGGTCACACCTTTGATTCCCTGGACGCCGTGGAGTTGCTGTACCGCGAAACCGCGCGCTTCCTCACAGGGCAGTAA
- the rimP gene encoding ribosome maturation factor RimP, with the protein MNNNTTHNLEGLARTALEPLGFEVLEVQVQNLGGQPVVLIRIDRLDEQPVTVDDLTKASRAAEAEFDRVDPIAGEYRLEFESPGAKRPLTRARHFERMLGLKARVRGEGGLAFTAPIQAVSGDQVTFMVSGEPQTLMVGTFQANLAEFPDRHR; encoded by the coding sequence ATGAATAACAACACAACACACAATCTGGAAGGGCTGGCCCGCACAGCCCTGGAGCCTCTGGGCTTTGAAGTGCTGGAAGTGCAGGTGCAGAACCTGGGCGGGCAACCGGTGGTCCTGATCCGTATTGACCGCCTGGACGAACAGCCGGTGACCGTGGACGACCTGACCAAGGCCAGCCGCGCGGCCGAAGCCGAATTTGACCGCGTGGACCCCATTGCGGGGGAATACCGCCTGGAATTCGAGTCACCGGGTGCCAAGCGGCCCCTGACCCGGGCGCGGCACTTTGAGCGCATGCTGGGCCTGAAGGCCCGGGTGCGCGGCGAGGGCGGGCTGGCGTTTACGGCCCCCATCCAGGCTGTCAGCGGCGATCAGGTGACCTTCATGGTCAGCGGCGAGCCCCAGACCCTGATGGTGGGCACGTTCCAGGCCAATCTGGCCGAGTTTCCGGACCGGCACCGCTGA
- a CDS encoding MFS transporter, with protein MDPLTPARPGTPHPGPGWATRYWAIFTGQALSLIGSAMTQFVLLWWITDTTGSAAALGTAGVAALLPQALLGPLGGTFADRYSRRTIMIMADTISAACMLVLIWLFASGGVELWHVYTMMFIRSAMQAFQGPAAAASTAMLVPPEFLPRAAGFNQTLQGLMTVAAAPLGALAISVLPLGEALGIDVVTALLGIVPLLLFRIPQHTVAREDRRGVWTEFREGLSVVWHNPGLRRLYGLLGVVVLVVMPTFTLTPLLVKAHFGGGAGQVALMEGLSGVGMIAGGLLVAALNPKRPIVTVLLALAASCLTVALTALAPADWFWLAVVWWVVSGATFAFGNAPLTATLQTTVPNHLQGRVLSLLNTVMGLAGPVGLALAAPLGEWIGVRGVFVVGGVLSAAACLAGFLSPALLRLERRETPAG; from the coding sequence ATGGACCCGCTGACCCCGGCCCGGCCCGGCACCCCGCACCCTGGTCCAGGCTGGGCCACACGTTACTGGGCCATCTTTACCGGACAGGCACTGTCGCTGATTGGCTCGGCCATGACGCAGTTTGTGCTGCTGTGGTGGATCACCGACACCACAGGCAGCGCCGCCGCCCTGGGCACAGCGGGCGTGGCCGCGCTGCTGCCCCAGGCGCTGCTGGGGCCCCTGGGCGGCACCTTTGCCGACCGCTACAGCCGCCGCACCATCATGATCATGGCCGACACGATCAGCGCCGCGTGCATGCTGGTGCTGATCTGGCTGTTTGCCAGCGGGGGCGTGGAGCTGTGGCACGTCTACACCATGATGTTCATTCGCAGCGCCATGCAGGCGTTTCAGGGACCGGCCGCCGCTGCCAGCACCGCCATGCTGGTGCCGCCCGAGTTCCTGCCGCGCGCCGCCGGGTTTAACCAGACCCTGCAGGGCCTCATGACGGTGGCCGCCGCGCCGTTGGGGGCCTTGGCCATCAGCGTGCTGCCGCTGGGCGAGGCGCTGGGCATTGATGTCGTGACCGCCCTGCTGGGGATTGTGCCGCTGCTGCTGTTCCGTATTCCGCAACACACCGTCGCCCGCGAGGACCGCCGGGGTGTCTGGACCGAATTCCGCGAGGGCCTGAGCGTGGTGTGGCACAACCCCGGCCTGCGGCGGCTGTACGGTCTGCTGGGTGTGGTGGTGCTGGTCGTGATGCCCACGTTCACCCTGACCCCGCTGCTGGTGAAAGCGCACTTTGGCGGCGGGGCCGGGCAGGTGGCCCTGATGGAAGGGCTGTCGGGCGTGGGCATGATTGCGGGCGGGCTGCTGGTGGCGGCCCTGAACCCAAAACGGCCCATTGTGACGGTGCTGCTGGCCCTGGCGGCCTCGTGCCTGACGGTGGCCCTGACCGCCCTGGCCCCGGCGGACTGGTTCTGGCTGGCAGTGGTGTGGTGGGTAGTGAGCGGCGCGACCTTCGCGTTTGGCAACGCGCCCCTGACCGCCACCCTGCAAACCACCGTGCCCAACCACCTGCAAGGGCGGGTGCTGTCGCTGCTGAACACCGTGATGGGGCTGGCCGGACCGGTGGGGCTGGCCCTGGCGGCGCCGCTGGGCGAGTGGATCGGCGTGCGCGGCGTGTTCGTGGTGGGCGGCGTGCTGAGTGCCGCCGCGTGTCTGGCGGGCTTCCTCTCGCCTGCCCTGCTGCGTCTGGAACGCCGGGAAACCCCTGCCGGGTAA
- a CDS encoding MaoC family dehydratase: protein MNEDLQRPQGRYLEELTPGTVIRHRVTRTLTEADNVFFTTLTMNPQPLHLDHEYAAQTEFGRPLVNSLLTLSLLVGLSVHELTLGTLVANLGLTDVVFPKPVFHGDTIRAESEVLEVRESRSRPDAGIVVVEHRALNQRGEVVAKCKRTALMQKRPAEG from the coding sequence ATGAATGAAGACCTTCAGCGCCCCCAGGGCCGATATCTGGAAGAGCTGACGCCCGGCACGGTCATTCGCCACCGCGTCACCCGCACGCTGACCGAAGCCGACAACGTGTTTTTCACGACCCTCACCATGAACCCGCAGCCGCTGCACCTGGACCACGAGTACGCCGCGCAGACTGAGTTTGGGCGCCCCCTGGTGAACAGCCTGCTGACCCTGTCGTTGCTGGTGGGCCTCAGCGTGCATGAACTCACGCTGGGGACGCTGGTGGCCAACCTGGGCCTGACAGACGTGGTGTTCCCCAAGCCAGTGTTTCATGGCGACACCATCCGGGCAGAATCCGAGGTGCTGGAGGTGCGCGAAAGCCGCAGCCGCCCGGACGCCGGGATTGTGGTGGTGGAGCATCGGGCACTGAACCAGCGCGGCGAGGTGGTCGCCAAGTGCAAGCGCACGGCGCTGATGCAGAAGCGGCCGGCGGAAGGCTGA